Part of the Paenibacillus guangzhouensis genome is shown below.
AACCGGATCGGTTTCTTTTACAGCCTGGATGAACATCGTGCGGATCTGCTCTCTGAGCGCCACAGCATCTTCATATGACCATAGCGAGAATGCATGCTCCTCAGCACCCGGAATGCCAAAGTATGACGGCTTACAGCCCGTACCGATAACTAAGTAATCATAGGTATAGCTTCTATCATGTTTGGAATGGAGTGTGTTCGCATTGAAATCAATGTTAGCAATATCATCGAGTACCACATCAACATTGCGTCCCGCAAAAATTTTCTTCAGATCGACTTTGATCGAATCTTCCTCAACGCGTGCTGCCGCAACTTCATGTAATTCGGTTAGGAGTGTATGATATGGCTTGCGATCGATCAATGTGATTTCTACGCCAGATCCTTTTTTGAACTTCTTCGCTAATTTCTTAGCTGTTAGTACGCCTCCGTAACCTCCACCAAGAACGATAATCTTCTTATTCATGGGAGTCACCTCTTTGTCCGTATTTTACGAAAGAAACCCCCGCTGTATACGCAGCAGGGATATCATTCTGTGAACTTCGTTTATTACTTTTTAGCACCTTCAAGTGCTTTGGTAACCAAATCAACAAACGGGCTCACAGTGATTGTCACGCCGGATACTGCATCAGATTTACCTTCTGCATTTGGAGCAAATGCTGCTGGATCTTGCTTCTCGATCAAGAATTGCTCAGCTTTAAGCGCTTCTTCATGCCATTCGCCAGCTGCATTGCCTTTTTCTTTCATGCCGTATTTACCATCTTTGGATAATTTCTTCTTGGTGTCGCCGCCGTCTTTAGCTTGTGCGTCCCAGTTCGCAGCTACGATGTTACCGTTCAATACCGTAAGATCTACTGTATATTTATAGCCGCCATCATCAAAATTAGCTTCTTCTGCGTGGTACGCTCCGTCTTTATAAGGACCTGGCTCAACAACGCCTGCTGCTAGTGCTTTTTCAGCTAATTCTGCGAATGGGCTGACCGTGATCGTTACGCCTGAGATTGCGTCTGTTTTACCTTCTGCGTTTGTTGTGATCGCTTTTGGATCTTGCTTCTCGATCAAGAATTGCTCAGCTTTCTCAGCTTCTTCATGCCATTCGCCTTGTGCTTTACCTTTATCTTTCATGCCGTACTTGCCTTCTTTGGATAGAGTTTTCTTATCCGGGCCGCCGGCTTCGTTAATACCATTCCAATCCGCGGAAGTAATCTTACCGCCTTCGACTTTCAATGTTACAGCGTATTTCCAGCCATCTTTGAACTCAGGTTGTTCAGCATAATATGTTCCATCTGCATATGTGCCTTGCTCTGCAGTTGTTTTGTCAGTTGTAGTAGACTCTGTTGTTGTTTCTGGCTTCGCAGTTTCTGTTTTGCCACCGCATCCTGCAAGTAGTCCCATAACAAGTGCCGTTGTCAGAAATAATACAGATATTTTTTTCATGGTATAGACCCTCCTAGTATGGTTTCACAATTCATTTTATTTGTGAATTTTATCTCAAAGTCATTCTATCAGAATTTAAACCAGATTCATGTGATCTTAATCACACCTCATTCCCGCTTTCTGACATATAATTTTCTCTATTTTTGAAATAAAAAAAGAGGCAGCATACCTGCTGCCTCTTTTTTCTGATCTATTTTAATCGCGTCAATACGATGGTATTCAACCAAGTTAGTTCTGATAGTGTAAGCTCACCTTTCTTCGCTTTATCTAGCCAGCTCGGATCGGTAATGTACCCCTTTTTAATGAGATCATCAATCGCTGTCACGAGCATCGTCTGTTGATTTGTCGTCAAGTTCAATGTATTCTCCTCCTCTGTCGATGTGGCATCATACACGTATAAATGATACTGTTCGATCAATTGGATCAGGAGCTTCGGATAATTCGGATCCGTTGCATATCCGCCTTGATATACGGCCTGTGCTGCCGTTCTGTAGTCCGCGTCAACAACCTTACGATAACGCGTTGGATTATCTCTAGTTCCGTTCAGCAGCAGCTTCGCATGGTCATCAATCGATTCTTGCCAACTGGCATAAGCACGGAATGACGCCTTTATCGTATACGGCTTGCCATCGGGTCCATACTCTGTCGTCGTCCAGGAGCTATTTCCGCCTTTGATCCCGAACAAGTTGTTCTGCTTCACGGTCAAGGATGAACTTCCCCAGGAGCTCTCTAGCGCCGCTTGTGCAATCGTTAAAGAGGCAGGGATGCCTGTCTGATACATGCTGAGAACCGCCATAGGTGCTATTCTTGCGATGAACTGTTGTGGATCCATGTCTTGCGCTCCCCTCTCTTCGGTCTAATACGTTGCGATAGAATATCATATGCAAGGGCTTGTTCGTCGGACAAGGCATATTACGGGTGAGACGACAAAAAACCCGCACAGCACAAGGCTGTACAGGTTTCTCGGGAACAGTTCATTCGAAATAAATATCAAATTATGCCTCAGCTATGAAGCGGTTTGTTAGAGAACCAAGCTTCTCGATCTCAATGGTTACAACATCCCCTGGCTGCAGGTAGACGCGTTGTTCTGGAGGCAAACCAAGCACGACGCCTTCCGGTGTACCTGTCAGGATGATATCCCCAGGCACCAATGTCATATGCTTCGAGATGTAGCTGACGATCTCATCACATGGGAAAATCATATCCGATGTATTCGAATTCTGACGCACTTCACCGTTCACAATCGCACGAATGTAGAGCTGATTCGGGTCGCCGACTTCATCAGCTGATACGAGGTAAGGACCCAGTGGGCTGAAGTCATCGCATGTTTTGCCTAACAGCCATTGTTGCGTACGCATTTGCAGATCCCGCGCGGATAGATCGTTCACGGCACAATAACCAAATACATGGTCTAATGCTTCCTCACGGGATACGTTCTTCGTATTCTTCCCGATCACGATGACAAGCTCCGCTTCATAATCGAGTTCCTTCGTGACGTTCGGCACGGCGATCTCGGCTTGATGAGAAGTCAATGTATTATTGAATTTATTAAATAGAATCGGATACGCCGGAATCGGAGCATTCGTCTCTTCCGCATGCTTCTTGTAGTTCAGGCCTACACAAATGATTTTGTTCGGTGCCGTCACACATGGCCCGTATGTGATGGTCGACTCATCGCGTAGTGCAACACCCGCGGTGCCGTATGAATCAACGATCGATTGCAGCTTATCCACTGCTGCTTGTCCGCCTTTGATCACATCCATGACATTTCGTGGTGCGTGCTCGTCTCCAGCTGCTGCACGAGCCACGTCTAGAACACCGTGGTCTGTATGAACACCAAGACACTGCTGCCCCTCTTCAATAAATGTTAATAGTTTCACGCTTATGAACCTCCTTATGTGTTAAGCATTTTTGCCGAATACAACGCCGCCGTCAATATAGAGCGGAGAACCCATCATAAATTTCGATTCGTCTGAAGCAAGGAACAGCGCAGCTTGCGCTACATCTTCAGGTCGGCCCAAATCGCCGCTTAATTGGCGCGTCTTCAGAGAAGCATATGCGGCCTCTTGATTATCGCCGTAGGACTTCTTCAGATAATCTTCTACGAAAGGTGTAAGAATGGTCCCTGGGAGCAGGGCATTCACACGGATATTATATGGCGCATAGTCCACTTGCATCGACTTCGTTAACGATAGCACCGCACCTTTGGTCGTCGAATAAGACCCCCGTTGTGCGAGACCGATTTCAGCGATACAAGATGACATATTGATGATTGATCCCGACTTCGCTTCCATCATATGAGGGAGTACATACTTACATGGCAGGAATACGCCTTTGATGTTGATATTGATGACACGGTCCCATGCGTCTTCTTCGATTTCATGCAGACGACCCACACCGCTTACGCCTGCGTTGTTGAAGAGGACATCGATACGACCGTAACGCTCGATGATTTCGGCGACCATCGCTTGCACTTGATCCGCTTTGGTTACATCCGCACGAATGAAATGGGCACGCCCGCCTGCACTTACGATCTCAGCCGCAGCTGCCAGGCCATGCTCTTCGTTCAGATCATTAATGATAACGATTGCTCCTTCTTCGGCAAATCGTTTCGCAGAACTTTTCCCGATCCCTGAGCCTGATCCTGTAATTAACGTCACTTTATCCTGTAATCTCATATGAGCTCCTCCTTCAGGTTTTGTCACCGTGAATTAACGTTCCATATGATCATCAGGCTGTGCAGCTTTGACGGTTAAGCCGCCATCGACCATGAGCAGATGACCGTTCACTTGCATCGCTTCTTCGGATGCCAAGAAGACAACTGCATCACCAATTTGACGCGCCGTGCCTAGGCGTTTCATTGGATTCGCTTCAACTTCTTGCTGACGAATTCTTGGATCAGCCAAGTAATCGGTACACATATCCGTGTCGACTGTGCTTGGGCCTACCGCATTGACATTAATGTTGAATTTGCCGAGTTCGATCGCCATCCCTTTCGTCAGCATATTCGCTGCGGCTTTCGAGGATTGGTAGTGCGGGATAACCGGACTTGTCACGACAAGGCTAGCTGTCGATAAGACGTTAACGATTTTACCGTATCGACGTTCGATCATGCCTTTCGCTGCGATCTGCGAAGCGAGGAAAATCGCCTTCACGTTCGTGTTGTACGTACGATCCCATGTCTCTTCCGATACGTGCATGAAGGATTCGAACGGCGCGATCCCAGCATTGTTAACGAGGATATCGACTGGTCCGAGCTCGGCTTCGACCTGAGCGAACATCGCCTCTACCTCGGATTTTTTGCCAACATCGGCACGTACGACGATGGCGCGTTGACCAAGCGCCTCAACCTGTGCTTTCACTTGCTCCGCTAACGCGAGACTATTCTCGGATGCATAGTTGATTGCAACATCTGCCCCTTCTTCAGCCAGACGAATGACGATGGCCTCACCAATACCACGGCTTCCTCCGGTTACTAGTGCGATTTTTGATTGCAAACGTTTCATATATATAGATCTCCTCTCGGTTACAATGTTGGTCCAATACGGTTGATACTGAATTCTTGGTGACCTAAAATTTCGGCTTTGGTCTCTTTACCGTCTGCGACTTCGACGATTTCTTGCCAGATGGATTCGCCAGCTTCGTTCAGCCCAAGCGTACCCGCCAGCATCGCGCTTACGTCGACATCCAAGTTATCGTTCATGGACTTGAAGACGCGCTCGTTCCCTGTAATCTTAATGACCGGAATAACCGCTGCGCCTGTTGGTGTACCGCGTCCTGTCGTGAAGCAGACAAGGTGTACGCCGCTTGCAGCCATACCTGATACGCATTCGATGTCATTTCCCGGGGAATCCATGAAGTAGAGACCTTTACCTGGAATCGCTTCGGCATATTCAAATGCACCAACGAGCGGCGACGTACCGCATTTGCTAATACAGCCAAGAGACTTCTCTTCAATCGTAGACAATCCGCCCGCAATGTTCCCTGGGCTCGGGTTGCCGCCGCGCATATCTGCGCCCATTCGATTAATCTCGACCTCGAACCGTTCGATAAAATGGTAGAGCTTGTCGGCAACTTCCTTCGAGCTGCAGCGCGCAGCCATGACATGCTCTGCACCGATAATTTCCGTCGTCTCACTAATTACAACGGTGCCGCCTTTTTCGATCAAGATGTCTGACGCTACGCCCAGCGCCGGGTTAGAAGCCATCCCTGACGTTGCATCAGATCCGCCGCACTTCACACCAATTCGCAGTTCGCTGATTGGCATATTGACGATTGGCTGCTGATCAAGCTCTGCACGTAGACGTTTCGCGATTTCGATACCTTTCTGGATCGCCTTCACCGAACCGCCCACTTCTTGAATGTCAATGACCTCAACCGGTTTGCCCGTCGTCCCAATATCCTTCGCAAGCTCATGCGGGTCGATCACTTCACAGCCTAGGCTTACAATAATGACTGCCCCGACATTCGGGTTCTTCCCTGTACCTGCGAGTGTCTCGAACGTACGTACTTTATCCGCGCCAATCTGACTGCAGCCATGTTGATGCGGGATGGAAACGGTTCCAGGAACCGTCTGGCTAATACGATTACATACTTGATTCGCGCAAATGACCGTCGGAATAACTAACAAATGATTTCGAATACCGTATTCGCCGTTGGCGCGGTGATAACCTTTAATAAAGTCCATGATCCTTTCTCCCCCTCAGGCGTTATGCCCCTTGACTTTGATCTCCTCTGCCGCGAATCCCTTCCACATTATGCACATGAACATGACGACCGCGTTCGATCTTTATCGTTGCACGTCCGATGACTTCCCCATACTTCATCACATGCGTGCCTTCTTCCATATCTACAAGCGCAACTTTATGTCCGAATGGGATCGGATCCAGCGCTACAACCGTCACAAGCTGATCTTTGCTTCGGTAATGAATCGTATCTCCTGCTTGGATGTCCTTCAGCGCAGTCGCAACATGATCCTTCTCATCGACGACGAGCGCATCCGCTCCAGCCACAACTTCTCCTGCCATTTTCTCATCTCCTTAATAGGGTTATCGGTAACTCAAAAGTATCAACTTTACTCGGTGGTGTCAAGCATATTTTTCTTTATTGACGTGGCTTGACTTTCCTATGTAATTCCTTCAATATTGACGATATCACTTGATATAGAAAGGATACTACCATGGTTTCAATCTATGATATTGCCAAAAGAGCACAATGCTCAACCATGACGGTCTCCAGAGTTATCAATAACACTGGCCGCATCAGCGAGAAGACAAGACAGCGTGTGAAAGCCATCATGGAGGAAATGAATTACGTGCCCAACCATGCGGCTCGAAGCCTCGTTCTTCAGCAGACCAAGATCATCTCTCTTCTAATTACGGATATTACGAATCCATTCTATACAACACTTGCCCGCGGCGCGGAAGATGCTGCTCAGCGGTTAGGCTATCGCCTCATGTTCTCGAATAGCGATGAGGATGTACAGAAAGAGCAT
Proteins encoded:
- a CDS encoding SDR family NAD(P)-dependent oxidoreductase, whose amino-acid sequence is MRLQDKVTLITGSGSGIGKSSAKRFAEEGAIVIINDLNEEHGLAAAAEIVSAGGRAHFIRADVTKADQVQAMVAEIIERYGRIDVLFNNAGVSGVGRLHEIEEDAWDRVININIKGVFLPCKYVLPHMMEAKSGSIINMSSCIAEIGLAQRGSYSTTKGAVLSLTKSMQVDYAPYNIRVNALLPGTILTPFVEDYLKKSYGDNQEAAYASLKTRQLSGDLGRPEDVAQAALFLASDESKFMMGSPLYIDGGVVFGKNA
- a CDS encoding glycoside hydrolase family 73 protein, with the protein product MDPQQFIARIAPMAVLSMYQTGIPASLTIAQAALESSWGSSSLTVKQNNLFGIKGGNSSWTTTEYGPDGKPYTIKASFRAYASWQESIDDHAKLLLNGTRDNPTRYRKVVDADYRTAAQAVYQGGYATDPNYPKLLIQLIEQYHLYVYDATSTEEENTLNLTTNQQTMLVTAIDDLIKKGYITDPSWLDKAKKGELTLSELTWLNTIVLTRLK
- a CDS encoding UxaA family hydrolase encodes the protein MDFIKGYHRANGEYGIRNHLLVIPTVICANQVCNRISQTVPGTVSIPHQHGCSQIGADKVRTFETLAGTGKNPNVGAVIIVSLGCEVIDPHELAKDIGTTGKPVEVIDIQEVGGSVKAIQKGIEIAKRLRAELDQQPIVNMPISELRIGVKCGGSDATSGMASNPALGVASDILIEKGGTVVISETTEIIGAEHVMAARCSSKEVADKLYHFIERFEVEINRMGADMRGGNPSPGNIAGGLSTIEEKSLGCISKCGTSPLVGAFEYAEAIPGKGLYFMDSPGNDIECVSGMAASGVHLVCFTTGRGTPTGAAVIPVIKITGNERVFKSMNDNLDVDVSAMLAGTLGLNEAGESIWQEIVEVADGKETKAEILGHQEFSINRIGPTL
- a CDS encoding UxaA family hydrolase, whose amino-acid sequence is MAGEVVAGADALVVDEKDHVATALKDIQAGDTIHYRSKDQLVTVVALDPIPFGHKVALVDMEEGTHVMKYGEVIGRATIKIERGRHVHVHNVEGIRGRGDQSQGA
- a CDS encoding FMN-binding protein is translated as MKKISVLFLTTALVMGLLAGCGGKTETAKPETTTESTTTDKTTAEQGTYADGTYYAEQPEFKDGWKYAVTLKVEGGKITSADWNGINEAGGPDKKTLSKEGKYGMKDKGKAQGEWHEEAEKAEQFLIEKQDPKAITTNAEGKTDAISGVTITVSPFAELAEKALAAGVVEPGPYKDGAYHAEEANFDDGGYKYTVDLTVLNGNIVAANWDAQAKDGGDTKKKLSKDGKYGMKEKGNAAGEWHEEALKAEQFLIEKQDPAAFAPNAEGKSDAVSGVTITVSPFVDLVTKALEGAKK
- a CDS encoding fumarylacetoacetate hydrolase family protein — its product is MKLLTFIEEGQQCLGVHTDHGVLDVARAAAGDEHAPRNVMDVIKGGQAAVDKLQSIVDSYGTAGVALRDESTITYGPCVTAPNKIICVGLNYKKHAEETNAPIPAYPILFNKFNNTLTSHQAEIAVPNVTKELDYEAELVIVIGKNTKNVSREEALDHVFGYCAVNDLSARDLQMRTQQWLLGKTCDDFSPLGPYLVSADEVGDPNQLYIRAIVNGEVRQNSNTSDMIFPCDEIVSYISKHMTLVPGDIILTGTPEGVVLGLPPEQRVYLQPGDVVTIEIEKLGSLTNRFIAEA
- a CDS encoding SDR family NAD(P)-dependent oxidoreductase — protein: MKRLQSKIALVTGGSRGIGEAIVIRLAEEGADVAINYASENSLALAEQVKAQVEALGQRAIVVRADVGKKSEVEAMFAQVEAELGPVDILVNNAGIAPFESFMHVSEETWDRTYNTNVKAIFLASQIAAKGMIERRYGKIVNVLSTASLVVTSPVIPHYQSSKAAANMLTKGMAIELGKFNINVNAVGPSTVDTDMCTDYLADPRIRQQEVEANPMKRLGTARQIGDAVVFLASEEAMQVNGHLLMVDGGLTVKAAQPDDHMER